The Flavobacteriaceae bacterium 3519-10 genome includes a window with the following:
- a CDS encoding Transcription-repair coupling factor: MMQLKTIKETFLPDMLQNEFGKEIFENIDQFRHLSVKGSAGSAPSIFAAELFVTRKKTVLFLIEDKEDALYATAEMEDLLGKENVLYFPATHLAPYQIEKTQNANLVLRTDVLNKLNASKKPKVIIAPFSSLSEKVLRKEDFKAISHRIKVGESLDFDFTGELLQQFNFQLTDFVSEPGEFSVRGGIVDVFSYSNEEPYRISFFGNEIESIKTFNIETQLTNGKVNEFQLVSNMNYAVSGSKVSLLGLLPNDSFVVSVNAILATRKISDFFTKADEYYEALNKDIKHQPPAELFVSEEEFLKDIAAFKHIDFTLDTLKTSQADTLLIQLNQTQQPGFHKNFELLLEDLVEKRNANFDIWISFSTEKQKERLEAIFKEISTPQEMISDSEDLPVFQQKAFFKSFKSELHEGFVDADHKISVYTDHQIFDRYQRFKAKNTFAKSEQLTLKDLMQMKVGDYITHIDHGIGKFMGLVKVNNNGKVQECFKLTYKNGDLLYVSIHSLHKISKYNGPDGREIVLSKLGSPAWKTLKQKTKAKVKQIAFDLIRLYAKRKTAKGFAFTPDSYLQNELEASFIYEDTPDQEKATLDVKTDMEKETVMDRLICGDVGFGKTEIAVRAAFKAATDGKQVAILVPTTILAFQHYRSFKERLKDFPVNISYMNRFRTAKQKSETLKGLAEGKIDIVIGTHQLVSSTVKFKDLGLLIIDEEHKFGVAVKDKLKTLKNNIDTLTLTATPIPRTLQFSLMAARDLSVIKTPPPNRQPVETSIVGFSEEIIRDAISYEIQRDGQVYFINNRIENLKDIAGLIQRLVPDAKVITGHGQMEGKQLERNVLDFMEGKYDVLVSTTIVESGVDVPNANTMFINDAQRFGMADLHQMRGRVGRSNRKAFCYLITPPFDMMTSDARKRLEAIEQFSDLGSGFQIAMKDLEIRGAGDLLGGEQSGFINEMGFDTYQKIMQEALEELQNDEEFGELFENEEDRKKLFKSTKEVNIDTDLELMLPDVYVQSIEERLSLYQKLAEIQNRGDLRKFENELNDRFGALPPEAKNLLKSVELKWIAAEIGFDKIVVKNGVFLGYFPPNPQDKFYQSEKFRNIIAYLHQNPSEATLKEKVNKEGNQLMMRKENVQNVDEVNRVLERIIG; this comes from the coding sequence TTGATGCAGCTAAAAACCATTAAAGAAACCTTCCTGCCGGACATGTTGCAGAACGAATTCGGCAAAGAAATCTTCGAAAACATAGATCAGTTCCGGCACCTTTCGGTGAAAGGTTCTGCGGGTTCAGCGCCATCCATATTTGCCGCTGAACTTTTCGTTACGCGCAAAAAAACCGTGCTTTTCCTCATTGAAGATAAGGAAGATGCGCTGTATGCCACTGCAGAAATGGAGGATTTGCTCGGCAAAGAAAACGTGCTGTATTTTCCGGCGACTCACCTTGCGCCGTACCAGATTGAGAAAACGCAGAATGCGAATCTGGTTTTACGCACCGATGTACTCAACAAACTCAACGCTTCAAAAAAGCCGAAAGTGATCATCGCACCGTTTTCGAGCCTGTCTGAAAAAGTTTTGCGGAAAGAAGATTTCAAGGCAATTTCTCACCGGATTAAAGTCGGCGAAAGTCTGGATTTTGATTTTACGGGTGAGCTGCTGCAGCAGTTCAATTTTCAGCTTACAGATTTTGTTTCAGAACCCGGAGAATTCTCGGTGCGTGGCGGCATTGTGGATGTTTTCTCCTACTCAAACGAAGAGCCGTACAGGATCAGTTTTTTCGGGAATGAAATCGAAAGTATCAAGACATTTAATATCGAAACGCAGCTGACGAACGGAAAAGTGAATGAGTTTCAGTTGGTTTCTAACATGAATTACGCGGTTTCGGGAAGCAAAGTCTCGCTGCTTGGGCTTCTGCCAAATGACAGTTTCGTGGTTTCTGTGAATGCCATTCTTGCGACGCGAAAAATTTCGGATTTTTTTACCAAAGCGGACGAGTATTACGAAGCGTTAAACAAAGATATAAAGCATCAGCCACCCGCTGAACTTTTCGTTTCGGAGGAAGAGTTTCTTAAAGATATTGCAGCCTTTAAACATATAGATTTCACGCTCGACACTTTAAAAACTTCGCAGGCTGACACGCTTTTAATTCAACTCAATCAAACTCAGCAGCCGGGTTTTCACAAGAATTTCGAACTTTTACTTGAAGATCTGGTCGAAAAGCGGAACGCCAATTTCGATATCTGGATTTCGTTTTCTACGGAAAAACAAAAAGAAAGACTTGAGGCTATTTTTAAGGAAATTTCTACACCGCAGGAAATGATATCTGATTCCGAAGATCTTCCGGTATTTCAACAGAAAGCGTTTTTTAAATCGTTTAAATCTGAACTTCATGAAGGTTTCGTAGATGCCGATCATAAAATTTCGGTCTATACGGATCACCAGATTTTCGACCGTTACCAAAGATTCAAAGCAAAAAATACATTTGCAAAATCGGAGCAGCTTACGCTGAAAGACCTGATGCAGATGAAAGTCGGCGATTACATCACGCATATCGACCACGGAATCGGCAAATTCATGGGTCTGGTGAAGGTGAACAACAACGGCAAAGTGCAGGAATGTTTCAAACTCACCTATAAAAACGGCGATTTGCTGTACGTAAGCATTCACTCACTTCATAAAATCTCAAAATATAACGGACCGGACGGACGCGAAATCGTGTTAAGCAAGCTGGGTTCACCGGCTTGGAAAACTTTAAAGCAGAAAACCAAAGCGAAAGTAAAGCAGATCGCATTCGACCTGATCAGGCTTTATGCGAAGAGAAAAACGGCCAAAGGATTTGCTTTCACACCCGATTCTTACCTGCAGAATGAACTTGAAGCCAGCTTTATTTACGAAGATACACCTGATCAGGAAAAAGCGACACTCGACGTAAAGACGGACATGGAAAAAGAAACCGTGATGGACAGGCTCATCTGCGGCGATGTAGGTTTCGGGAAGACTGAGATTGCGGTTCGGGCAGCTTTCAAAGCAGCGACGGACGGGAAGCAGGTTGCGATTTTGGTTCCGACCACTATTCTGGCCTTTCAGCATTACCGAAGTTTTAAGGAAAGGCTTAAAGATTTCCCTGTGAATATTTCTTACATGAACCGCTTCCGCACGGCAAAACAGAAATCTGAGACGCTGAAAGGTTTGGCTGAAGGCAAAATCGATATCGTTATCGGAACGCATCAGCTGGTAAGCAGTACGGTGAAATTTAAGGATTTAGGTCTTTTAATCATCGATGAAGAGCACAAGTTCGGTGTGGCGGTAAAGGATAAACTGAAGACATTAAAAAATAACATTGATACGCTGACGTTAACTGCGACGCCGATTCCAAGGACACTTCAGTTTTCGCTGATGGCCGCGCGGGATTTATCGGTGATCAAGACGCCACCGCCAAACCGTCAGCCCGTCGAAACCAGTATTGTAGGCTTCAGTGAAGAAATTATCCGTGACGCTATATCGTACGAAATCCAGCGCGACGGGCAGGTTTATTTTATCAATAACAGGATTGAAAACCTTAAAGATATTGCAGGACTTATCCAAAGGCTTGTGCCTGATGCTAAGGTAATTACGGGCCACGGACAGATGGAAGGCAAGCAGCTCGAACGCAACGTACTTGACTTCATGGAAGGTAAATATGACGTTTTAGTTTCTACAACTATTGTTGAAAGCGGCGTAGACGTGCCGAACGCCAACACCATGTTCATCAACGATGCGCAGCGTTTTGGGATGGCCGATCTACACCAGATGCGCGGAAGGGTAGGACGAAGCAACCGCAAAGCTTTCTGTTATCTGATCACGCCGCCGTTTGATATGATGACATCGGATGCAAGAAAAAGACTTGAAGCGATCGAGCAGTTTTCAGATCTCGGAAGCGGCTTCCAGATTGCGATGAAAGACCTTGAAATCCGTGGTGCGGGCGATCTTCTTGGCGGTGAGCAGAGTGGTTTCATCAATGAAATGGGCTTTGATACGTACCAGAAAATTATGCAGGAAGCATTGGAAGAACTTCAGAATGATGAGGAGTTCGGTGAGCTTTTCGAAAATGAAGAAGACCGTAAAAAATTATTTAAATCCACCAAAGAAGTAAATATCGACACTGATCTTGAACTGATGCTGCCCGATGTTTATGTTCAAAGCATTGAAGAAAGACTTTCACTTTACCAAAAACTGGCTGAAATTCAGAACCGCGGAGATTTAAGAAAATTTGAAAATGAACTTAACGACCGTTTCGGAGCATTACCGCCTGAAGCTAAAAATCTGTTGAAATCTGTGGAGCTCAAATGGATTGCGGCTGAGATCGGTTTCGATAAAATTGTAGTGAAAAACGGCGTTTTCTTAGGCTATTTTCCGCCAAATCCGCAGGATAAATTCTATCAGAGTGAAAAATTCAGGAATATCATTGCTTATCTTCACCAAAATCCTTCCGAAGCGACATTAAAAGAAAAAGTGAATAAAGAGGGCAACCAACTGATGATGCGCAAAGAAAATGTGCAGAATGTGGATGAGGTGAACCGGGTTTTGGAAAGAATTATCGGATAA
- a CDS encoding putative auxin-regulated protein: protein MLNFLKKKIALIWAKKHVKATETFKNNAVEDQQKLLLSLVKTAEKTLFGRERNFENINSVHDFQKNVQIADYEDLKPYIEKVKKGQRNILWTETPEYFAKTSGTTSGSKYIPISKEGMPYQLAAAQSAIFHYISQKNNSSFVAGKMIFLQGSPELEEINGIKTGRLSGIVAHHIPNYLQKNRLPSEKTNLIEDWETKVDEIVKETEKENMTLISGIPPWLIMYFEKLIERNGKKITELFPNLQLIITGGVNFEPYREKMNELLGKPVDIIQTFPASEGFFAFQDDYTKEGLLLLTNHGIFYEFIPLETYGKPDAKRLTLKDIELHRDYALILTTNSGLWAYSIGDVVRFISIDPYRVVVSGRTKHFTSAFGEHVIAFEVEESMKATVEKFPAQITEFHLAPQVNPAEGLPYHEWFIEFEKEPEDLEQFRKNLDEEMRKRNTYYDDLISGNILQPLIINSLPRNAFQEYAKSEGKLGGQNKIPRLANDRKIGDFLSKLAAKN from the coding sequence ATGCTAAATTTCCTCAAGAAAAAAATTGCGCTGATCTGGGCTAAAAAGCACGTTAAAGCCACCGAAACCTTTAAGAATAATGCGGTGGAAGATCAGCAGAAACTACTTCTTTCGCTGGTGAAAACCGCCGAAAAAACACTGTTTGGCCGCGAGCGGAATTTCGAAAACATTAATTCAGTGCACGACTTCCAGAAGAACGTGCAAATTGCTGATTATGAAGACTTAAAGCCGTATATTGAAAAAGTGAAAAAAGGCCAGCGAAACATTCTCTGGACAGAAACTCCTGAATACTTCGCTAAAACTTCAGGAACAACTTCAGGTTCGAAATACATCCCGATTTCAAAAGAAGGCATGCCTTACCAGCTGGCGGCCGCGCAAAGTGCGATTTTCCACTACATCAGTCAGAAAAACAATTCCAGTTTCGTGGCTGGGAAAATGATTTTCCTGCAGGGAAGCCCTGAACTTGAGGAAATTAACGGAATAAAAACCGGTCGTTTATCCGGAATTGTAGCGCATCACATCCCGAATTATCTTCAGAAAAACCGTCTTCCAAGCGAAAAAACCAACCTCATCGAAGACTGGGAAACCAAAGTTGATGAAATCGTAAAAGAAACCGAAAAAGAAAACATGACGCTCATTTCCGGCATTCCGCCGTGGCTGATTATGTATTTCGAAAAACTCATCGAAAGAAACGGCAAAAAAATCACCGAACTTTTCCCGAATCTTCAGCTCATCATAACCGGTGGCGTTAACTTCGAGCCTTACCGCGAAAAGATGAACGAACTTCTGGGCAAACCCGTCGATATTATCCAGACTTTTCCGGCGAGCGAAGGCTTTTTTGCGTTTCAGGACGATTACACGAAAGAGGGTTTGCTGCTTCTAACCAATCATGGGATTTTTTATGAATTCATTCCGCTTGAAACCTATGGAAAACCAGATGCCAAAAGACTCACATTGAAAGACATTGAGCTTCACAGAGATTACGCACTCATACTAACGACCAATTCCGGACTTTGGGCGTACTCTATCGGTGATGTGGTGCGTTTTATTTCAATAGACCCATACAGAGTAGTGGTTTCGGGACGGACAAAACATTTTACTTCCGCGTTTGGCGAACACGTTATTGCGTTTGAAGTGGAGGAATCAATGAAGGCGACGGTCGAGAAATTTCCGGCACAGATCACCGAATTCCACCTTGCGCCACAGGTAAATCCTGCCGAAGGTCTGCCTTATCATGAATGGTTTATTGAGTTTGAAAAGGAACCTGAAGATTTAGAACAATTCAGAAAAAACCTCGATGAAGAAATGCGGAAACGTAATACTTATTACGATGATTTGATCTCAGGAAACATCCTTCAACCTCTTATAATCAATTCCTTACCAAGAAATGCATTTCAGGAATATGCAAAATCAGAAGGAAAACTTGGCGGCCAGAATAAAATACCAAGGCTGGCGAATGACCGCAAAATCGGTGATTTCTTAAGCAAATTGGCGGCGAAGAATTAG
- a CDS encoding small multidrug resistance protein, with the protein MNWIILIIAGLFETGFATCLGKAQETTGRESYFWWAGFAASLFISMFLMYKAISVGSNPIPIGTAYAVWTGIGAVGGVMAGIFIFNEPATFWRMFFVFTLIASVVGLKVVSN; encoded by the coding sequence ATGAACTGGATTATTCTCATCATCGCCGGATTATTCGAAACCGGCTTCGCAACGTGCCTCGGGAAGGCCCAGGAAACCACAGGCCGCGAAAGTTATTTTTGGTGGGCAGGTTTTGCAGCCTCACTTTTCATCAGCATGTTTTTGATGTACAAAGCGATTTCGGTGGGAAGTAACCCAATTCCGATTGGGACTGCTTATGCGGTGTGGACGGGAATCGGCGCAGTTGGCGGGGTAATGGCCGGAATTTTCATTTTTAACGAACCGGCGACTTTCTGGCGGATGTTTTTTGTTTTTACGCTGATCGCTTCTGTGGTTGGGTTGAAGGTGGTTTCCAACTAA
- a CDS encoding putative transporter — translation MHMISLQPFQTLKIPEFRNLMTGRFFLVLSFRMLATLMGWWIYQLTKDPFAIGLIGLSEVIPAVSTALYAGHVIDNSEKKKLLLICNYAYVLLIALLIIPAFFGHKLLHLSNLQISYFIYAVIFFTGFCRAFLGPIIPSMIPKIVSRETLPNAITINQGTFLTASVCGHALGGFLIHWIDISGTILVVVALMILSSFFFWGLKKHPSENTEREIGVVQSMREGIAYIYKTKEILGALCLDMFAVLFGGAVAMIPVFASDILKVGSEGFGMLNAASDIGSMCVIAFLAFVPLKKNQGKILLFAVAGFGLCIIGFGFSKWYWLSFGFLMLSGMLDGISVVIRGTIVQLKTPDHLRGRVLSVNSIFIMSSNEMGQFESGVAAKLLGVVRSVIFGGTMTLLIALIVGSTNPKLRKMQY, via the coding sequence TTGCACATGATTTCGCTCCAACCGTTCCAAACCCTGAAAATCCCCGAGTTCCGCAACCTGATGACCGGAAGGTTTTTTCTGGTTTTGTCCTTCCGAATGCTGGCTACACTGATGGGCTGGTGGATTTACCAACTGACAAAAGATCCGTTCGCAATCGGACTCATAGGGCTTTCAGAAGTTATTCCCGCGGTTTCTACGGCGTTGTACGCAGGGCACGTGATCGATAACTCAGAAAAGAAAAAACTGCTGCTGATCTGCAACTATGCCTACGTTTTGCTCATTGCTTTATTAATAATTCCAGCTTTTTTTGGTCACAAGCTTCTGCATTTAAGTAATCTTCAGATCTCTTATTTCATTTACGCAGTTATTTTCTTCACCGGATTCTGCCGTGCTTTCCTCGGACCCATAATTCCCTCGATGATTCCAAAAATCGTCTCACGCGAGACCTTACCGAACGCCATCACCATCAACCAGGGAACTTTCCTCACTGCCTCGGTTTGCGGCCACGCGCTGGGCGGATTCCTCATCCATTGGATCGACATTTCGGGCACCATTTTAGTCGTGGTCGCACTCATGATACTTTCCTCTTTCTTCTTCTGGGGTCTTAAAAAACATCCATCCGAAAACACCGAACGCGAGATCGGCGTCGTGCAAAGCATGCGCGAAGGCATCGCGTACATCTACAAAACCAAAGAAATCCTCGGTGCGCTGTGCCTTGATATGTTCGCGGTGCTGTTCGGGGGCGCCGTCGCGATGATTCCGGTTTTTGCCTCAGACATTCTAAAAGTAGGTTCCGAAGGTTTTGGCATGCTGAATGCCGCCTCAGATATTGGCTCGATGTGCGTGATTGCATTTCTGGCGTTTGTGCCGCTAAAGAAAAACCAGGGCAAGATTCTGCTCTTCGCGGTCGCGGGCTTCGGGCTCTGCATCATCGGTTTCGGGTTCTCGAAATGGTACTGGCTGTCGTTCGGATTTTTGATGTTAAGCGGAATGCTCGATGGTATTTCCGTCGTAATCCGCGGCACCATCGTACAGCTCAAAACCCCGGATCATCTGCGCGGCCGCGTGCTCAGTGTCAACTCAATTTTCATCATGTCGAGCAACGAAATGGGCCAGTTCGAGAGTGGCGTCGCAGCCAAACTGCTCGGCGTTGTGCGGTCGGTGATTTTTGGCGGAACGATGACGCTTTTGATAGCGCTTATTGTGGGAAGCACAAATCCGAAACTTCGGAAAATGCAGTATTGA
- a CDS encoding Replicative DNA helicase, whose translation MTQKETLSSLIHGNFARELSISDGKMPPNAVDFEKLVIGTFLIDKKGLDYSIDLLTPEVFYDPRHQEIFRAILKLYEGNHPVDLMTVIQELKKNEKLGFAGGDHYIIDLTMGVSSSAHIEYHVRVILEKFILRSLINVSANVIDSSYKESTDVFELLDKAEQSFFEITNGTIKKGFDTANTLVKQAIETIKSLKDKEGISGIPSGFRDIDKETGGWQNSDLIIIAARPAMGKTAFLLSMARNIAVEHQVPLALFSLEMASVQLITRMIASETGISSEKLRKGQMSDEEWQRLFSNVSALENAPLFIDETPSLSVFDFRAKCRRLVMQHGVKIIMVDYLQLMTANSGKGGAGNREQEIAMISRSLKAIAKELNVPVIALSQLSRSVETRPGKRPMLSDLRESGAIEQDADIVSFIFRPEYYKIATWDNDEDGGESSTENQAELIIAKHRNGATADVRMSFFKNIAKFADLDLFGNQHGNGYQPSNFGAMDAPGGFEKIKATIDPGAAFDLPGNQNVSGSSMNDLDDDDEFDF comes from the coding sequence ATGACTCAGAAAGAAACTTTATCATCACTTATTCACGGGAATTTTGCCCGCGAACTATCCATTTCAGACGGTAAAATGCCGCCAAATGCCGTGGATTTTGAAAAACTGGTGATAGGAACTTTCCTCATCGATAAAAAAGGCCTCGATTATTCAATCGACTTGCTTACGCCCGAAGTTTTTTATGATCCAAGACATCAGGAAATCTTCCGCGCGATCCTCAAACTTTATGAGGGCAACCATCCGGTCGATCTGATGACCGTAATTCAGGAACTTAAAAAGAACGAAAAGCTCGGTTTTGCCGGCGGCGATCATTATATAATCGATCTTACGATGGGCGTTTCTTCCAGTGCGCACATCGAATATCACGTCCGCGTAATCCTCGAAAAATTTATTTTACGGAGTTTAATCAATGTTTCGGCAAACGTAATCGACAGCTCCTACAAAGAATCAACCGACGTTTTCGAACTGTTAGATAAAGCCGAACAGTCATTCTTCGAAATTACGAACGGTACCATTAAAAAAGGTTTCGATACGGCGAACACGCTTGTGAAGCAAGCCATTGAAACCATCAAATCCTTAAAAGACAAAGAAGGTATTTCAGGTATTCCTTCCGGCTTCCGCGATATCGATAAAGAAACAGGCGGCTGGCAGAATTCAGATTTAATCATCATCGCAGCAAGGCCTGCGATGGGTAAAACGGCGTTTTTGCTGTCAATGGCCAGAAATATTGCGGTTGAGCATCAGGTTCCTCTAGCGTTATTCTCACTAGAAATGGCGTCAGTTCAGTTGATTACGCGGATGATCGCGTCTGAAACCGGCATCTCCTCAGAAAAATTAAGAAAAGGCCAGATGAGCGATGAAGAATGGCAGCGGCTGTTCTCCAACGTTTCTGCGCTTGAAAACGCGCCTTTGTTTATCGACGAAACGCCTTCGCTTTCAGTATTCGACTTCCGTGCGAAATGCCGAAGACTCGTGATGCAGCACGGCGTGAAGATTATCATGGTAGATTACCTTCAGCTGATGACCGCCAACTCCGGTAAAGGCGGCGCTGGAAACCGTGAGCAGGAAATCGCGATGATCTCGCGGTCTTTAAAAGCCATCGCAAAAGAACTCAATGTTCCTGTGATCGCACTTTCGCAGCTTTCGAGATCTGTGGAAACACGTCCCGGCAAGCGACCTATGCTTTCTGACCTTCGGGAATCGGGTGCAATTGAGCAGGATGCCGATATTGTATCATTTATTTTCAGACCCGAATATTATAAAATCGCAACTTGGGACAACGACGAAGATGGCGGCGAAAGCTCCACTGAAAACCAGGCAGAACTCATCATCGCCAAACACCGGAACGGTGCTACGGCGGACGTTCGGATGTCGTTTTTTAAAAACATCGCCAAATTTGCTGACCTTGATTTATTCGGAAACCAGCACGGAAACGGCTATCAGCCATCGAACTTCGGTGCCATGGACGCACCGGGCGGCTTTGAGAAAATTAAAGCAACCATCGATCCGGGTGCAGCTTTCGATTTACCCGGCAATCAGAATGTTTCAGGTTCTTCGATGAACGACCTGGATGATGATGACGAGTTCGACTTTTAA
- a CDS encoding Ribonuclease HI, which produces MSLRIEIYTDGACSGNPGKGGYGIVMKVPEKNYEKHFSKGFRLTTNNRMELLAVIVALEKLKSPDNDIHIYTDSKYVSDAINKKWLLGWIKKGYKNVKNPDLWRRMVPLLATHKTTFHWIKGHAGHPENEICDQLAVKAAQSGKLETDQYFEDQKNGGLF; this is translated from the coding sequence ATGAGCTTACGAATCGAAATCTATACCGACGGTGCCTGCAGCGGCAACCCCGGCAAAGGCGGCTACGGAATTGTGATGAAAGTTCCTGAAAAAAATTACGAAAAACACTTTTCGAAAGGCTTTCGGCTTACCACCAATAACCGCATGGAATTGCTCGCGGTAATCGTCGCGCTCGAAAAACTTAAATCACCGGATAATGACATCCATATTTATACCGACAGCAAATATGTTTCGGATGCCATCAACAAAAAATGGCTGCTTGGCTGGATTAAAAAAGGTTATAAAAACGTAAAAAATCCGGATCTGTGGCGACGCATGGTTCCACTGCTGGCGACGCATAAGACGACTTTTCATTGGATCAAAGGTCACGCCGGGCATCCCGAAAACGAAATCTGTGATCAGCTTGCAGTGAAAGCGGCACAATCTGGCAAACTTGAAACTGATCAGTATTTTGAAGATCAAAAAAATGGCGGGCTTTTCTAG
- a CDS encoding Oxygen-insensitive NAD(P)H nitroreductase — protein sequence MNYIEALNQRYSVKKFDRDKKVSGEKLGNILEAGKLSASSMGLQPYKIIVVESDEMKQKLIPSFHNPSQITTCSHLIVITSKKNVDDSYVDGYFRHISEVREIPLESLDLFRRNIESYTNSPSQNEVASWAEKQAYIVLGNLMFAAALEQVDSCPMEGFKKDIIEEILAVDTEKESVAVTLALGYRAEDDAFQHLKKVRKPQDKLFKFL from the coding sequence ATGAATTACATTGAAGCCCTTAACCAACGATACTCGGTAAAAAAATTCGACCGCGACAAAAAAGTTTCAGGCGAAAAATTGGGTAACATTCTGGAAGCCGGCAAACTTTCAGCAAGTTCAATGGGTCTTCAGCCTTACAAGATCATTGTGGTGGAGAGTGATGAGATGAAACAAAAGCTTATTCCGTCCTTCCACAATCCGTCGCAAATCACCACATGTTCGCACCTTATTGTTATTACCTCCAAAAAGAACGTGGACGACAGTTATGTTGACGGATATTTCCGGCATATCTCCGAAGTTCGGGAAATCCCGCTCGAAAGCCTCGACCTTTTCCGTCGCAATATTGAAAGTTACACCAACAGTCCTTCACAGAATGAAGTCGCGAGCTGGGCCGAAAAGCAAGCGTATATCGTGCTTGGAAACCTGATGTTTGCTGCCGCTCTCGAACAGGTGGACTCGTGCCCGATGGAAGGATTTAAAAAAGACATCATCGAGGAAATTCTGGCGGTTGATACCGAGAAGGAAAGTGTAGCAGTGACGCTTGCATTAGGTTACAGAGCCGAAGACGACGCCTTCCAGCATCTGAAGAAAGTGCGCAAGCCTCAGGACAAACTATTTAAGTTTTTATAA
- a CDS encoding L-aspartate oxidase: MIKADVLVIGSGISGLSYAIKIAEKMPDAQIVIVTKADEDESNTKYAQGGLAVVTDFSNDGFHKHIDDTMRAGDGENKRDVVEMVIKEGPARFKELVDWGTNFDMEKDGDFKLGREGGHTENRIVHHKDITGSEIERALLETVNKSSKIEMLSHHYVIDLITQHHVPGKELNTGDISCYGAYVLDEKNKKIKKITAKITMVATGGAGHVYKNTTNPVIATGDGIAFVHRARGKVSNMQYYQFHPTALYSKRDGMLFLISEALRGDGAKLRTKNGEKFMHKYDEREELASRDIVARAIDNELKISGDDYVGLDCRDMDHEKFKEHFPNIYQKCLSEGIDPFQQLIPVVPACHYLMGGIETDMNGQSSIKNLFAVGECTNSGLHGANRLASNSLLEGLVFGHNAALRTVELLQANDFNFTDLKAVPEWNEEGMKMMDEMVMISYFRRHLQEMMSDLVSIVRSNERLELARKKQREIFEAVNELYSYSIMSPQLSELRNLVNVSYLIIKHSLAMKQNKGAFFNKDLQ, from the coding sequence ATGATTAAAGCAGACGTTCTCGTCATTGGTTCCGGAATTTCGGGGCTTTCTTACGCGATAAAAATAGCTGAAAAAATGCCCGACGCCCAAATCGTCATCGTCACAAAAGCCGATGAAGACGAAAGCAATACCAAATATGCGCAGGGCGGGCTGGCGGTAGTAACGGATTTCAGTAATGACGGTTTCCACAAACATATTGATGACACCATGCGTGCGGGCGACGGCGAAAACAAGCGCGATGTGGTAGAAATGGTGATTAAGGAAGGCCCGGCCCGCTTTAAAGAACTCGTGGATTGGGGCACCAATTTCGATATGGAAAAAGACGGCGATTTCAAACTTGGACGCGAAGGCGGACATACCGAAAACCGCATCGTTCACCATAAAGACATTACAGGCTCTGAGATTGAGCGCGCATTGCTCGAAACCGTAAATAAATCGTCTAAAATAGAGATGTTGTCGCATCATTACGTCATCGATCTCATCACGCAGCACCATGTTCCGGGAAAAGAACTTAACACCGGTGATATTTCGTGTTACGGTGCGTACGTCCTCGATGAGAAGAACAAAAAAATAAAGAAAATCACGGCCAAGATTACGATGGTGGCAACCGGCGGCGCCGGGCATGTTTATAAAAACACCACCAATCCCGTGATTGCGACTGGTGACGGAATTGCTTTTGTGCACCGTGCGCGTGGGAAGGTTTCGAACATGCAGTATTACCAGTTTCATCCCACTGCGCTCTACTCCAAAAGGGACGGAATGTTGTTTCTTATTTCTGAAGCACTTCGCGGGGACGGCGCTAAACTCCGCACAAAAAACGGTGAAAAATTCATGCATAAATACGATGAACGCGAAGAACTGGCTTCCCGCGACATCGTTGCACGCGCCATTGATAACGAACTGAAAATTTCAGGTGACGATTATGTGGGCCTCGACTGCCGCGATATGGATCACGAAAAATTCAAAGAACACTTTCCGAATATTTACCAAAAATGTCTGAGCGAAGGCATTGATCCTTTTCAGCAGCTGATACCGGTCGTTCCTGCGTGTCATTATCTGATGGGCGGCATAGAAACGGATATGAACGGCCAAAGTTCAATTAAAAATCTGTTCGCAGTGGGCGAATGCACCAATTCAGGCTTACACGGTGCTAACCGATTGGCTTCCAATTCATTACTCGAAGGACTTGTTTTTGGTCATAACGCCGCATTAAGAACTGTTGAACTTCTGCAGGCTAACGATTTTAATTTTACCGATCTGAAAGCGGTGCCTGAATGGAATGAGGAAGGCATGAAGATGATGGACGAAATGGTGATGATTTCTTATTTCCGACGGCATTTGCAGGAAATGATGAGTGATCTTGTGAGTATTGTGCGCAGCAACGAAAGACTTGAACTTGCCCGCAAAAAACAGCGCGAAATCTTCGAGGCCGTGAACGAACTCTACAGCTACTCTATCATGTCGCCCCAACTTTCGGAACTCCGAAATCTGGTGAATGTTTCCTATCTGATCATCAAACATTCGCTGGCGATGAAACAGAATAAAGGTGCATTTTTTAATAAAGATTTACAATAA